The genomic window CGGGAAGCGGCGAGGGCTGATTGTTCACAACGCCGTTATACAGCACGGTCAGCTCGCGCAAAAACAGCCCCACCGACCAGGCATCGAAGACCGCGTGATGGATATTGAGCAGAAACACATGCTCCTGATCGGTCAGACACACAAGGTCAGCGCGCAACAGCGGGCCAGTCGTGACGTCGAAGCGGTATTGGCCGTGTTCCAGAGTCAGGCGCTCGACTTCCGCCGCCTGGCAGGCGCGTGGCAGGTGGCGCAGGTCGGTCACGGGGAGCGGAATATGCAGCGACGGAGCCACGATCTGCTGCGGCAGACCGTTGACCGACCGAAAGGTCGTGCGCAGCGACTCGTGGCGCTGCACGATCGCGTTCACGCTGTGCTGGAGCGCATTGCTGGAGAGCGGACCCTTCAGGCGCACCGCAAAGGGAATATTCGACGCCGGGTTGCCAGGGTCCCACTGATCGAGAAACCACATGCGCTCCTGGGCAAGCGAAAGCGGGATCGGGGCGGTAGGATCGCGGCGAGGAATCACCCGTTCGCTCGTGGTATCAACGCCCTCTTCTTCAAGCAGGTACGTGAATAACTCAAGGTCCTCGGCGGAAAGGCCGGTGGTGGATGTCAGGCCGTCGCTGTGCATATCGAATCCCTCATTTGGCTTGCTGCTGCTGGAGCTCATGGTGTCGCCCGCGCGACAGGCTCCCAATGCGCTTGAGCGCGACCACAATCCGGTCTACGGGGCGCGGCGGTCGCGCGTGGTCCCGCTGTGGCTGGTGCGGTTCCGGTCGTCATTCAGGTGGCTGATCCTGGCTGCGTTCACGCCGCTTCTGATCGAGCAGGTGACGCTGCTCCTCCGCCGACGTGCCACGAAGGCGCTGGAGGACGCGGGCGCTCGTCTCGGTCTGGCCCGGTCGCGCTGCGTGGGCGCTGATCACCTGGGCTGAAATTGATCCAGCAGCCACAGCCGTTGCTGGTCGAACGAGAGCGGTGCCGGTCCGGCTGTCGTTCGCAGCGGGATCGTGCGGCGATCGACAGGCGGTGGTTCAGCAGCCGCTGCGCTCGCCGCTTGCGCCGCCTGCCTGTGCGCGAGCAATTCCGGAAGCGTGCGCTGCTCCGGCGATAGCGTCGCGCGTTGTGCCTGCATATCGCTCATTCTGTGGTCGCGGTAGCCGGGGTCCCATGCTGGGGAAAGGCTGTACGGGTAGTCGTCGCTGACGACCTTGTTGTTCGCGGTGCCGATGCAGCCCTGCGGCGGGTTAGCGGTCGGGGGCAGTTCCTCGTAGGGGATGCAGCCCTGCCACGCGTACTCATTCGTCCACCTTGGCAGCGGCACCAGGCCGCTGTGCTGCGGTGCGCGAATCGGCACCTGGCTGGTCATCTGGTAGGTAATGGTGCCTACCACATCGGCATACCCAACATGCTGAACGGGCGTGCACCAGGCGCGCAGCGCCTCGCGGAATTGTGCCCAATGTTGGTCCCGGGTACAAGGCCGGTGTTGGCACCAGCACGAGTGTGAGACGCGTAGTTTGAGGTGTTTCGTCGTCGATACGATGGATCTCATGCCATGAGCGTACATCCGGCGAGTCGCGCCGCGCGTCCTGTCTCGTGCGTGTGGTAAGGCAGCCCGTTGAGAGCCTGTTCTGGGGGGTGGCGAGGTTGAATAAGTCGTCTTTGATCAAATTGGGTCCGCCAGCATGTTGGCGATCCGTGTATGCAAGTATACGATAGCGTTCGTGGCTTTGTCAATGCCTCTGCCGCTGCGACCAGGGTTCCGACAACGTCCATCGGATACAACCCTTTCCAGGTTCTGTACGACAATTCGCTGGTGGGGAGCAGCACTCGCCCCTGGATCGACCAAGAGACGCAGATCCCGCAGGACGCCCATGCCTCCCACGTCCCGACTATCCACGACGAGATCACCGAGCTTGCGCATGGTTTGGTGCACGACGAGCCGTGCATGCGCTGCTTCGAGGCCACCTGCACCGCCGGGCAGATGATCGAAGAACTTGAAGCCTACGTGATCTTCGCCGATCGCGATCTCAGTGCGGCGTTAAATAGCTGACGGCTCGGAGCGAGCCGTCAGGCGCTAACCTTGCCAGAGGGCGAGGTTGCTTGAGCAGACCGTCGTTCACTGGAGGATTTCTACATACCCTTCTGTTCCATGCACGCGAATTCGTTGCCCATCTTTTATCAGCTTGGTAGCATCTTCTACTCCGACAACTGCTGGTAAGCCATATTCACGTGCGATAACTGCTCCATGGGTCATCAGTCCACCAACTTCGGTCACTAGGCCTTTTATGGATACAAACAATGGTGTCCAGC from Herpetosiphonaceae bacterium includes these protein-coding regions:
- a CDS encoding penicillin acylase family protein, whose product is MYAHGMRSIVSTTKHLKLRVSHSCWCQHRPCTRDQHWAQFREALRAWCTPVQHVGYADVVGTITYQMTSQVPIRAPQHSGLVPLPRWTNEYAWQGCIPYEELPPTANPPQGCIGTANNKVVSDDYPYSLSPAWDPGYRDHRMSDMQAQRATLSPEQRTLPELLAHRQAAQAASAAAAEPPPVDRRTIPLRTTAGPAPLSFDQQRLWLLDQFQPR